The Panthera leo isolate Ple1 chromosome D4, P.leo_Ple1_pat1.1, whole genome shotgun sequence nucleotide sequence ctttaCTTTTCCACAGCAactttagaattagcttgtctctttccttcaaaaaaaaatgctttctaggattttttttttttttttttttttttagagtacaaATAATAGTTTATTGTACAAAATTAAGGCCTTCATATTTCATAGTTCACCAGGCTAAACAAAGACCAGCTATTTAAATCATTCACCAAAATTTCACTTTCACTCCCCCTCACCCCAAACTATTAAAATGGGTTGACCAAATGTTATCAAAACAAACACTATAAATAACACCAAGTCCCTTAAAGACAACTATCCCATATTATTTCTTGGCATAGGTGATCTTCATGGCATGGGAAGGTGTGATTTTAAATCCCTGTAAAGCATCCCTGGCGGCTCCAGCCTGTCCGTCATtttcaaattcaacaaaagcaaTGTCATGCCTTCCAGGTACCAAACGTACCTCCTTGAAACCAGGAAATTGATTAAACAGCATAGATAACATCATCTCATTCGTTTCTTCCGGTAAATtattaaggaataaaatatagTTTGGAGGATAATCAGGGACCTGAGGATTTGGTGTTGAATTTCCTTGGGTATTTGCTGCATTTGGTGTTCCCTGGCCAGGTTTTTTGTTGGCAGCTGTTGCAGTCTGTTccactgtttttgcttttttcttttccttcttcttttctttgtcgGCAAAAGTGCCACGCATTTTAGATATTATATCTGAATCTGTTTTTGCATACTGGATTCGCATTGGTTTACCATAAAATGGAAATCCTTGTAATTGTCTCAAGGCATTTGTGGATGAACCCAGCTCCTTAAATATAACAAAGGCTTGACCCCTCATCTTCATGGTCTTTAAAGCTACAATATCTACCACGTGGCCAAACTGAGAAAACAGGGCATACAGGGATCTCttcaattcttcttttttaattttgtcattcaTATTGTTGATATAAATTGTATGATTTGGTCTTATATCCATGTTTGCGGTTAAACAGCCTGAGGCCTACGCTGCTCCCCGCTTTCTAGGATTTTGGTCAGAATTTTGTTGACTCCATAaatcaatttgaggagaattgCCATCTTAATAATGttattaagtcttctgatccatgaaccgGGTATATCTCTTCATTTAGTATATCTTGTTTAATATACCTAAGTAaggttttattttcagtattcacatattacacattttttgttaaatttattcttaaatattttattttaaaatatttctggaaaatatttttttgtaaatattttttttaatcttttttaatttttattttcttaattttagagagagtgtacaagcgggggagggagcagagggacagagagagtgaatcttaaaaaggctccatgctcagcgtgcagcctgacgtggggctcaatctcacaactggaacatcatgacctgagctgaaatcaagagtgagacgcttggggtgcctgagtggctcagtcagttaagtgtctgacttcggctcaggtaaccatctcatggtttgtgagtttgagtcccgaatctgggctttctgctgtcagcacggagcctcctttAGATCCtttgtcctctttctctttctctctctgcccctcccctgctcatgtgcgcgcGTGCCTGCTCactctatgaaaaataaataagcattaaaaaaaagagaaagaatggggcacttaagcgactgagccacccaggtgccacattcttttcctaatttttaagaTAGAAACTTAGAGAACAGATTTTAGAACATTCctaataaataactataaatgttGCTTTAAGTATTGTTTTTTGCCGTATCCTAAAAATTTGGTATGTTGGATTTTCActatcattcagttcaaaatagtttctaatttcccttgtgatttccttTGACCCTTGTATTATttagagtgtgttgtttaatttccaaacattGGATGTTTTCTTAGAtatcttattgatttttaatttgactCCATTATGAtcaaagaacatattttgtatcattttgatctttttattttttttaataactttattttttgttttagagagagagaggacatgagtgAGCGAgcagcgtgggggggggggggtggagagaaagggagaatcccacataggctctgcactgtcagcgaggagcccaaaGTGGGCCCAAGCTCACCCGAAGAGGGACTCGAACacaagaactgtgagatgaccttagccaaagtcggatgcttaaccgaccgagccacccagatgcccccattttggtcttttaaaatttactgtccCGTGGGTTATGGCCCATTATATGACATATGTTGGTGAATGTACCACGAACAcataaaagaatgtgtattcagaaGTAGTGGGTATGATTGTGCAAAATACCAGTCAGGTCAAGATTATTTAGTTCTGTGGTTTTGCCAGTTTTTTTGTCTGGTCTGTCAGTTGTACAtcggttttatttatttattttaattttttggagtctggttgacacaatgttacataagtttcaggtgtacagcatcgTGATTCAATGTCTCAGCATGTTTTGCTTGCTCACCAGgagtgtagctatcatctgttaCCACACAGTGTTATTATATCATCGACTATATTTTCTACTCTGTGTTtcttcccatgacttattcattccataactggatgCCTGTATCTACCACtcccctcacccattttgcccatctccccaacccctcccctctggcaaccatcagtttgtctctgtatttacaggtctcattctgctttttgtatgtttcttcttcatttgttttgtttcttagtttccagatatgagtgaaatcacatggtatttgtctttctctaacttatttcactctgCATAGTGCcttctgggtccatccatgtcgttgcaagtggcaagatctcatcctttttgtgGCTCTGTAGTGTTCCAttgcatgtgcacacgcatgaGTGTGCGTGTATCACATCTGTCATCTAAGAAGGACACTTActttgcttctatatcttggctatcgtaaataatgctgcagtaaacataggggtgcatgtatctttttgaattagtgtttgcattttctttgggtaaatacccagcagtggaattattgTATCATAcggtattttgtgtttttttaatattttgaggaaacttgatactgttttccacagtggctgcaccaatttggattcccagcaacagtgcacaagggtttgtttttccccacatcttcaccaacacttgtttgtACATCCAAGGGAGCTGGGTAAAATAAATTATggccaaacaaacaaataaatacggCATTTCCATGTGGTGGAGTGCTgtgcaactttaaaaaatgatgaggggactgataatgaaaaataagaaaattcttaaTGTACTATTAGAGGAAATAATCTTTAAGATacattgttaagtgaaaagaGTAAGGTGCGGAATAGTTGGTATAGTGTATTTGGTTTagagatggatggttggatgcataggtaggtaggtgggtagaCAGACTGTAGAATGAAAGAAGGAGTGTGTGGCATATTActggaaggaaagacaaaaaccTCTGACAGTGGTTGCCTCTAGGGACAGGTTTGGATGACCTACAAAGCCTTGTAGGGAGGCAGGCTTTTTGGTGTCGCTTCCAAAATCTTTTTCTGTAATCTTTTAATAGATCCTTAATATTTAACAAAgagggagactttttttttttttttttttactctattcttaTACATGTATTAGCTaataaaagtaactttaaaatgttttatgttttaaaatctgactttatttttcccatttttccttcattgtgcagactGAGCGCCAGGTATCTCGCTGGTTTGTTCAGTGCCTTCGGGAACAGTCCATGCTgctagaaattattttcctttattatgcaTATTTTGAGATGGCACCTAGTGACCTGTTGGCATTAACCAAGATGTTTAAAGAGCAAGGATTTGGTAGTAGGCAGACCAACAGGCACCTGGTGGATGAGACCATGGACCCTTTCGTGGATAGGATTGGGTAAGTCTATTGAACTTGTGCAGTGTTTAGAACATTGATATTCTAGTTCCTGTGAATGGGTGAGGGGAGAGTCTAGATGCACTTTTCACTTAGTGGGTAGGGAAACAGATGGGTGTGCTTCACGTTCCCAGTCTTACAGGGAGTAAtgactgagactgagagggaaGTGTTTTCTCAAAATACGTTTTCCAGTCTCATCTTTTACTATCTTCACTTAAGAGGTTCATCTAGTCAACAAAAAATGTAGTGAGTGTCAATGGTAGGCCAGTGCAAATGCTAAGAAGACAGTGACAAGGCAGATGTGTCCCCTGCCCTCTTTGAAGTCCTCATCTACGGACTTTGAATTTTATGGCAGCGAATAGagccacatctttttttcttatgtacGAAAATACATTGTTGATGTTTTTTGACATAAATGGTATATGCTTTTACAACTAAATTTTCCGCATAACTAGATGTCCTGGAACTCTTTCATCTCAGGATGTTCTTTTTAGCTGCTGCATATTAATACATGGTATGGATGTTTATTTCATGGTTCACTAATGGTAGGCAGTTAGCTATTTTGCACATTCCAAATAATGCTTATAAAGAACATTCTTTACAAGCCTCTCTGCATCTGGATGAGTACAACTCTAAGATAAAGATCTAGAAATGTAATTGTTGGGTTGAAGGGTATGTGcctttgtattataaaatatctgttgccaaattgttttccacaaagcctgtaccaatttacacttccACAGTGGGAGGAGAGAACCAGTTTCCCCACAACCTTGCAAACCCTTGATATTATCTATCGCCCCCCTCAGTTTGATCCCTTTGGTGTACTGATTTGCCTTTCTCGGGTTATCCGTGATGTGGAGCCTTTTCTTACCTGCTCTTGGTACAACCTCTGGGGTGAGCTGCCTGTTTGCATCTGTGTCAGTGAGGAGGAGATTCAGCTGCATTTAACAAAAAGGATGATGTCATCGTGGTTAGAATGGATATATATCCACGTTTTGAGGCCTGTTTCCTCTGTGAACAAAGATACACACCTGAGTCGTGAGATGGTTTATCTGGGTCAGATGTAATTGGTGGCTATAGAAACTTCCAGTCCTGGATCTGTGCTTTGGCAGGCACCAGCCCCACGTGACTGTCAGGAACTTTAAATGTGGCTGGTCGAGGGACTCCCGGCTGGCTtggtcggtggagcatgtgactcttgatcttggagtcagtcgtgagttcgagccccatgttgggcgtagaggtTACttcagtaaaacttaaaaaaaaaatgtggctggTCAAACCGAGGTGTGCTGGAAGTGTAAAATACATACTGAGTTTAGAAGACTTAGTatggaaaaaaaagcacaaaaacccattaataattgtttttgaaaaaaataatttttctgatattaaagCATCTTGCATTTCACCTTCGTCTCCTTCAAGGTTCAAAGTAGCACATGTGACGTCATGATACCGTTTTCCTTTCCAGCTACTTCAGTGCCCTTATCCTGGTGGAAGGCATGGATATTGAATCCTTGCATAAGTGTGCTTTGGATGACAGAAGagaactgcaccagtttgcccaGGACGGGCTTATTTGTCAGGTGAACTTGGAGGAGCTGCATTTCCCTTGGGAGACAGTTTAGAGTCAGGAGTATGTTCTTAACCCTCCAACTGCACTGCCCCTTGAAAGTTTCCTTGTGGAATCAGAGGTCCTACGTTGTTAGGAAGTTAACTGGATCCGGAAGAGATCTCAGGTTTTGGTGGTAGTGGATACCACATAGGTGATAGTTGAATCTGTGAGAATGAGTGCAGTCACTCAGAGAGATggcatcaggaaaaaaaagaggcccAGGGACAGAACCTTGGGGCGTGTCTTCATTTATGGAGCTTGTGCAAGAAGATCAAAGGGAAAGCACGTTGAGATGCGATGGTTAGATACAAAATGGGGAAAGATCAGAAAGAGTTAAAGAAGGATTGGGaaattttctaaagaaagttCCACTTGGACGTGTATTTTATAACGTTACATTCGACTACTTACAGTCAGAAGAAACGAAGTGTGGGCACAGGGAAGAGTGGCGGAAGGGTTTATGAGTGaggtggctggggggtggggaggagtacGTACCCAAATGGGGCAAGGGGCCGCTGGGCAGTTGTAAGACTTACTGCATGTGACAGAGGGTCCCATCTGGGGCTCTGACCCTTTGTTTTAGCgacacaggttttgttttttcttttcatcaggaTATGGACCGTTTGATGTTGACCTTCGGGGACATTCCACACCATGCCCCAGTGCTTTTGGCCTGGGCTCTTCTCCGTCACACCCTGCATCCAGAAGAGACCAGCAGCGTTGTCCGAAAGATAGGCGGCACGGCCATCCAGCTGAACGTATTTCAGTACTTGACCCGACTGCTCCGCTCGCTGGCCAGTGGGGGAAATGATGTGAGGCTCGGGCTGTTGGTGTTTGAGCAGGAGatgagcagagagcaggggagaagctcGTTCATGAATCATGATAGTAGTAATGATAATTGTAGTAGTGATGTGGATAATGATGGTGCTGTTTCCAACTCTGTGGAGCATCTGCTATGACTGGACACTGTGCTTAGCGCTTTCTATACGTTACTTTATTTCATCCTCATAACGCTTATTTGCACTAGGAATTTTCATCCCGTTTTACGTATTAAGAAGTTGAGACTGAGGGAGATGTGATTTGTTCACAAGAACAATAACCACCAACTAGTGGTAGATACAGTTTGAACCCACGGTGTCTGACTCTGCCTGCCAGTATAGGATACTATGCCAGTACGGTAATCTGGAAGATCGCTTTGGCCATATTGACTGGAAACATCTTTTTTGGGGAGCTTCGTCATTCAACTGTAGCAGGATGTATCAGCCATTCTCTTGAGGCTAGTGTTTGGGCTTAATTTCAGAGGCACTGTTGTCAGCTTGTTCTGACACGCTAACAGGAAACCTCGGCCGGCAGGCACCACTGGTTGGCATTGGTTCGTTTATCTTGGTGATAGTTCAGCCTGCTGCATTCATACCAGCGCATAGAGACCCTTTATCCTCTTTTCTAGACTGGGTGTGGTTTTCTTCCCCACGAAACTGATCATTTTGAGAATGGTTCCTTTCCGATTGTATTCTTGGCTGTGTTGTAATATTTATGGTTcctgctttttcatttctccccCTCGCCTTCCTGATCTTGGGACTAAATCAGAAGAATTATAAAGCCTTGGGTTCTCTTCCGTTTGTTTATAGAGACTTGATTAATGTGCTAGGATTATGCCGAAGCTGGGGGGGAAGACTTGTTATTCAGAATTGTTCACTGACTCCTTTGCCATTGCAGTGTACCACCAGCaccgcgtgcatgtgtgtgtatggacTGCTCTCTTTCGTTCTCACCTCGCTGGAGCTGCACACACTGGGCAACCAGCAGGTTAGTACCTGATTCTCGTGGGACTTTCTGGCATTGCAGTCATGTCCCTGAGATACGCCTTTGGAGCTGATACAGCACACACCCACATATCTCTggtgttcatttgtttattgctgttttcttcgcatttattgtattatatatgatacatatgaaCGATAGAAAAATCAGAAGGTgctgataaaaggaaaaaagtataatCCCACCACACAGGACAACTTCTGTTAGTATTATGATGCGTTCTCTTCTAAACATTTTCtgcatatatatgttaaaaatgtaacCATTTGTCTCTAAAACTGGAATCACAACGTACATACTGCTTTGTAATCTCATTTTGGAATGGTGCATCAGTCCCAAACATCTGTGGGTgctaataaaatattcttctacaatatttttaaaacctgaaacatttcaggggcacctgggtggctcagtcagttgagcgtccgacttcggctcaggtcacgatctcatggtttgtgagttcgagccccgcgtcgggctctgtgctgacagctcagagcctggagcctgcttccgattctgtgtctccctctctctctgcccctccaccactcgtgctctgtctctctcaaaaactaaataaacattaaaaaaaacaaaaccctgaaacaTTTCAAACTTCAGACTCCTAAACAATCTTATTACCAGCTTCCAAATTATCAGCTCACAGCAGATCTTGGTGCTCTTTCCTTCCTTGATTATTTTGAAGCACATCCCTGACATAGTTTCATCTATGAATTTTCGATGAACCAGAAGAGGAGTTAGTAAAACTTTACAACCAGTACCATAACTAACAagctgtatctttaaaaaaaaaatttttttaaacatttatttatttttgaaagacagagagagacagagaatgagcaggacaggaacagagagagagagggagacgcagaatccgaagcaggctccaggctccaggctccgagctgtcagcacagagcccgaagcagggctcgaatccacaaaccgtgagatcatgacctgagctgaagtcggacgcttaaccgactgagccacccaggtgcccctgtatctttAAATATCAAGTCAGAATTTAAATGTCTAGTTAACTCGTAAATGTCATAAATTTGTTATAAGTTTGTGTGTTTGGATCAGAATCTAAATAAATAAGGTCCACATGTTATGGGTTGATAACTCTGTCAAGTTTTAGTCACCTGTGGTTTGCACTGTAGTGGGCCCAAGCCACATCATTGTCTAGATAATGATGGTCTAGATCCGTTAGTTCCTTAGGAGTTACAAAATGGCACTATTCTATCTTATTTATTGGTTGGAACATTGCTATAAAAAATTTGTTTCACgatatatgcaaatattaagttgttatgttgtacacctaaaactaatgtaatatgtcagttatacctcaaatAATTTTTGTTCTCGCTACTATCCGATACTCTGGTATAGAGTACTGTGCTTGCTTGTTTTCCTATATTTACTGATTTTCCCTACCATCCTGTAAAGGTGGCTAATgaggtttttaagtttttatatgtCATGGTGAACTCATGGGTATAAATGTGTTAGCTCTGTTTTAATCTAATGCTGTTACTATTCTTAGGCTCAAATTACCCACCTTTGGCCAGTAAGAACTCTTTCAGAAGAGCCCCTCTATCTGTCCTGCACTGCTCTTATGTATTTTGATAGCTCTGTTGCTTTCTGGTATGACACACTGTTGTAGGATTATCTTACAAGATTCTCACCCCAGACCTGGAATCCGCCATTTCTCTAAGGAAGCCTGGTTCCTTTCAGTGGAGAGTGCTGTTTGAGGAGTTCTTTATAACTAAgtgtttgtattcatttttttaatgacttgttTTGGAAATTGAAGGAATTGGTGAAGTTGCAGAAACTGAAAATTTACTATCATTAGAAGAGAAATTGGTGTTCATTGGAGGACTCCATTTCCAAAGTTCCAGGGGCATAGCATGAGCTTTGCATCCTTTGCCAAAATTCTGGTCCCATGTGGACCTCAGTGTACGTAGTGGGAGGACCGGTATTAACATACCAAGGATGTGAGAGTCCTAGCACTtgggttttttaaagaaatcattctcagtgtgtgccaggctctgtgctaggtgctgaggGTTAAAAACTTGAAGAGCCGCTCTTGCCCTCTAGGAGAACAGTTCAGCCTAGCCTAGTTGCACCTCACCTTTACTAGCACCTTAATGTTTACAGTTTACGGTCCGCTTCTGTACACACTGTCCTCTTCCGTCCACAGAGCGGTGCTGTGAGGCAGATAATACTGTCGCCGTTTTATAGCTAAAGAttttgaagttcagagaggttcaCTTGGCTAACACCATACAACAGGCATAATGTACACCCTAGATGGGGTGTAATCTTTTTAAACCCACAGTTCTTTCTGACCTAGTATGTGGAAATATTGTTGACGTTTTGATTTGAACAGAGATACAGTAAAAGAGATATGACTGCGTCAGCTACGGAAACTAAGCTGTTTTCTTCCCCGTCCCCCAACAGGATGTGATTGACACAGCATGTGAAGTCCTGGCAGATCCTTCTCTTCCAGAACTATTCTGGGGAACAGTAAGTGTGTCAGAGGGAATTATGCTATAAGATATTCTAGTAGCAAAACAATTGATCAAGCACTTAGTTTGTGATAGGTCTCATATTAAGCGTTTATgtcattttgtatttactttttacgAAAATCTATAAAGTAGATAGAATTATAATCACCATTTTGCATATGAGGAAAGGAGATGCTTAGAGAtatgaagtgacttgcctaaggttacacagctagaTGAACAGCCAGCCTCAGGAAGCAGTTCTGGCTGACTTCAGTCTATAGTCTGTGTTATTAACCAGCATGTTCTGTATCCTACCCACCAAGTCTTTTTTTCACATTGTTAGTCTCAGGCACCAGTAGTGCTGTAAGTCTTGAACATGCGTCTGAGTTGTCAGAATATTGTTAACAAGTTAGATAAGAATTTGGCTTCAGAGAGAACAGCTTCTCACCAGTACATAGGCTTAGAATTAACACCAGTCCGAAGCCCTAGGGTCCAGCTGATGAATAAATCTGTTCTCTCTTGTACTGTGGCCTGACTGATATGCCTCTAGGTCTTATCCTCTTCTTCCTGAGTCACTGTCGTCTCGAACAGTGTTCCTGGGAGAGGGTGGCCTGAAACAATATTTAGATTAAGGATCTGTTACTTGTGTGCAGTGGCCAAATGCTAACATGTTGTTGGCTGCTTTTCACATTATTCAAAACATCTCCTGCAATGGCGGATAACATTGTCTTCCTGTTGGGAGGATGGCCAGGAAAAGGTCAC carries:
- the LOC122204437 gene encoding U2 small nuclear ribonucleoprotein B'', with the protein product MDIRPNHTIYINNMNDKIKKEELKRSLYALFSQFGHVVDIVALKTMKMRGQAFVIFKELGSSTNALRQLQGFPFYGKPMRIQYAKTDSDIISKMRGTFADKEKKKEKKKAKTVEQTATAANKKPGQGTPNAANTQGNSTPNPQVPDYPPNYILFLNNLPEETNEMMLSMLFNQFPGFKEVRLVPGRHDIAFVEFENDGQAGAARDALQGFKITPSHAMKITYAKK